CACCGTATGCTTCTAGGTCAGCCTCTCTTACGTTTGCACCAAAAGCTGAAACAATATCATTAAGCATTACAGGCACTTTTTTTTGTGCCTGATTTTTCCAAATCTCCTCTGCTTTTGATTTTGCAAACCCATACCTAGGTTCAGCAATGTCGGTATCATTTGTCATTGCCTTTGTTTTTTATAAAATTGTAATACTCTTCAACCTTTTCACGATCTTTTTTGCTGAGTTCTTTGTCTGCTCTGAGAGCTTCCATTACCTTAGGGCTATCATTGCTGTCTTCTCCTAATAATGAAGCAACTGTAACACCAAGTCTCTTGGCAATTAAC
This genomic interval from Candidatus Peregrinibacteria bacterium contains the following:
- a CDS encoding helix-turn-helix transcriptional regulator; this encodes MDEESKVKLGKRIKSKREELGLSQSELANSVNKSSAAYIAFIEAGDRNVSAMDLMLIAKRLGVTVASLLGEDSNDSPKVMEALRADKELSKKDREKVEEYYNFIKNKGNDK